gttttctttcttctgtTGCTCAGCAAGCAAAATTTTTCCGTTGACGTATATTAGTTCCTTCTCTTCCGCAGAAAGCTCCTCCAACTTCTTTTTCAGCAATGCTTGCTCAGCGAGCGCTTTATTCTGCTCGTAATTTTCGTCGGGCGTCATAGTCAATGTCAATCTGTGATTATTGTCTTTGAGATAAGTTTTGATCAAACTTTGCAGATACTTGGGATCTTCCTTCATTTGCGATGTGAGTTTTTTGACTGCGTCATTGATTCTCAATGACTGTACCAAGTCACCGTTGTGATTCCACAAGGATGTGAGATTAAAGAGCAGATTTAGTCCGAAATTTGACGTTTGATGCTTGACCTGAAGTTCGATGCCATGCAAAACAGCTTCAATGTGATCCTTCTCGAATCCCTTGTCGATAACTTTTTCTACCGTGTTGTCGAAGATGCTCTCGACCTTTTCGAAATTTTCGGGCTTTACACCCTGCAGACTTACGACGAACATCGTATCTTTACACTGCGAATCGAAACCTGTGACCGGACCAAAGCCAGTGCTTATGTCCGATTCGACTAGAGATTTGTAAAACGCCGAATTCGGGCCCCTGAGCAACAATTGCGACAGCACATACATTTCGAAGGTTGTCTGTATGTCGGTTATATCGTTACACAAATGTGATATGGCGATAGAGCCATGTCTGCTAGGATCTGCGAGTAGTGGATCAGGTCTGCATGCAATGTGCTCCTTTCTAGCTTCATTCCACCGCTTCTCCGGTGGTACTTCCGACATGGAAGCGTCTATCCGGTCAGACAGGAATAGATATCGGTCATTGACAAACTTCAAATGATCTTTCAACGGGAAATTTCCGTATGAATAGAAACGAGAATTGGAAGgatgataatatttcatatgaaaATTGAGGAGATCGACATACTGCAGATTAGGTATGACGAGAGGATCGCCGCCGGAAATTACCGAGTATGTATGACTTGGTAGAATAGAATTTAGTAGACGTTCCGCTAGAATGGCTTGATTGTCATTGAAAACACCCTTCATTTCGTTAAACACCACGCCTTTGAATATGATGGGAGAATTTTTGTCATTAACATCTATGTGTTCCAGTCTCCAGCCCTCTTGTCGGAAATCTAACTCTCGCAGATTTGGCTTGAAGACAGAATCCAAATAGACCGATTGTAGATTGCGATAGTCCTTCAGGTTTTGTGTTGAAAATGGATATATGGTATAGTCTGGCCCTGTCATGGCATTCATAAATGTGGCCAGAGATCTTCTTAGCATTTTGAAGAACGGATCTCTGCAGGGATATCGCTCGCTACCGCACAGGGTAGTATGTTCCAGAATATGAGGTAGACCAGTGGAATCCATGGGAGTTGTACGAAATCCAATGGAGAATACATTGTTGGTATCATCCCTGTCTAAATGCAGATATTGTGCACCTGTGCTCAGGTGCGTTAATCTCACTGCAGTGAGGAATAGCTCATCTATCTTTGATACCTCATCCACAATAAATCCATAAAGAATTTcgccttttttaaatttatccaaTTTATTCTGCACCAGCTCTTTTTTTGAATGTAGATTACTTGATTTGACATTTGTTGAATGAAAAGCACGATAAGTGAGATGTTGTTGCAAAGCCGTGCTTTTGAAAGAGGATTTTCTTGATAAGTTTAATAGC
This sequence is a window from Cataglyphis hispanica isolate Lineage 1 chromosome 17, ULB_Chis1_1.0, whole genome shotgun sequence. Protein-coding genes within it:
- the LOC126855891 gene encoding presequence protease, mitochondrial, producing MLRLLNLSRKSSFKSTALQQHLTYRAFHSTNVKSSNLHSKKELVQNKLDKFKKGEILYGFIVDEVSKIDELFLTAVRLTHLSTGAQYLHLDRDDTNNVFSIGFRTTPMDSTGLPHILEHTTLCGSERYPCRDPFFKMLRRSLATFMNAMTGPDYTIYPFSTQNLKDYRNLQSVYLDSVFKPNLRELDFRQEGWRLEHIDVNDKNSPIIFKGVVFNEMKGVFNDNQAILAERLLNSILPSHTYSVISGGDPLVIPNLQYVDLLNFHMKYYHPSNSRFYSYGNFPLKDHLKFVNDRYLFLSDRIDASMSEVPPEKRWNEARKEHIACRPDPLLADPSRHGSIAISHLCNDITDIQTTFEMYVLSQLLLRGPNSAFYKSLVESDISTGFGPVTGFDSQCKDTMFVVSLQGVKPENFEKVESIFDNTVEKVIDKGFEKDHIEAVLHGIELQVKHQTSNFGLNLLFNLTSLWNHNGDLVQSLRINDAVKKLTSQMKEDPKYLQSLIKTYLKDNNHRLTLTMTPDENYEQNKALAEQALLKKKLEELSAEEKELIYVNGKILLAEQQKKENIEVLPTLKMEDLRADVERYNTSDLEISEVPLQLSIQPTNGICYYRGILNTQTLPTELKHLIPLFNYVITKMGTQDYDYRSFDQMMQLKTGGLNFANHIAENKESELKYEEGILIESYCLDRNLKYMWELWSELFNEAKLTDLQRFETLVKMNAADLINGISHAGHMYAMSSAASLVSPIARAKENLSGLQYVARMKRIAQIRDLSSLIPNMQEIAERVLNKHLRSSINVCNEHKDNALDGIHVFYESLKGSSKNSYVISSDQGNETNESGNHHVLPYTVNYCSKAILTVPYMNPDYAPLRVLSKLITSVYLHPEIREKGGAYGGGVRLTSEGIFSFYSYRDPNSTRTFDLFDKTYDFLTEYSLPQSDIDEAKLGIFQQIDGPIPPSNRGMTKFTHGITDDDVQRQREQIKAVTKDQLLHVTEKYLKPSQNGIKIGRSLIGPTNTDISNRRAENWMVLNQEEADLARATE